From Portunus trituberculatus isolate SZX2019 chromosome 37, ASM1759143v1, whole genome shotgun sequence, one genomic window encodes:
- the LOC123513859 gene encoding uncharacterized protein LOC123513859: MSSQRYARALLSGAAALRNTARLQVSRRSHTCAHSRSLTLAAAARQQLGYEESVRPGIGVMAASTGSDSLHLQFCDGRTSQIPYSFLRDHCKCHRCRTHLTTDIHTEFQPAIQPEIIQSNVFGVVIDWSDGHISKYSGEWLHDATHDLNFCLS, from the exons ATGTCGTCCCAACGCTACGCAAGAGCCCTTCTTTCAGGGGCCGCGGCCCTCAGAAACACAGCCAGGCTACAG GTGAGCCGCCGCAGCCACACCTGTGCCCACAGCCGCAGTTTGACCCTGGCGGCCGCCGCGCGCCAGCAGCTGGGCTACGAGGAGTCTGTACGTCCAG GCATCGGGGTGATGGCGGCCAGCACAGGCAGCGATTCCCTTCACCTTCAGTTCTGTGACGGGCGGACCAGCCAGATCCCTTACAGCTTCCTCAGAGACCACTGCAAGTGCCACAGGTGCCGTACTCACCTCACCACTGATATACACACGGAGTTCCAGCCCGCCATCCAGCCTGAGATCATTCAG AGCAACGTGTTTGGAGTGGTGATTGACTGGAGTGACGGCCACATCAGCAAGTACTCTGGCGAGTGGCTGCACGATGCGACCCACGACCTCAACTTCTGCCTCAGCTGA